The genomic region GGGCAAGTTATTATCGACTGACGGCCCCACAACTTGTGTTGGAGCAAAGGGAAATTTACCCCACTGGCTCAGAGAAGCTGTTGCTTCTCCACCGCCAACTGTGCCTTCAACTGTTTCATCAATTGCTCATTCAGATAGGTTGAATCTCACCCTTCTCGGATTCGATCCTCGGGGATCACATTTTGCGCCAAGAAATGAAATGCAGTCTACTTGTGGTGGTTTAATAGTAAATGACTCACAGCCATTAAGTACTGCTCCTCTTTTCAACTACTCATCGGTAGGACTAGGGATGGGGAAAAGAAGGGATTATTCTTTTCACGTGGGTAAACAAGACGACGTAATTATTATAGACAGCGATGGTTCTTCTGAAGAGACTATATCCGATGATTGTAGTGCAAGGCTGTAGCTTCAAGGTAGCTTGGCAGGTGGAATTCTGTTTGTATATACGGGAAGCTGTACAAAGGTGGTGTACACAGTTTGTTATTCAGGCAATTTGTAAATGCAAGGAATAAAAGGGAACTTGGAAGTCTAAAAGAGACTGATGAATGGATTGGTGGTTTATGCTTATAAGCGAATTGTTCTCATAAGTCAGCTGCGAATTTTGTGAGGAAGTCAGCTGATTATGCACTGAAATAAGCTGTCATTCCCGTAACGTGGCACCAGGACCTACTGTATAAATAAAACATTCTCAACCTGTAGATGATGATGACGGAACCTAGTACTGTGTATTGTGACATGTCTGATGTTCTATAAGGTCAACTTTTCCAAGCTGGAAGAGGGTGGTAGTTTCCGATGGCACAGGATATCAACTAGCTAAGGATATATTTGATGGTAAGGTTTCAAGAAAAGAATTCTTTGAATTGCAGATAAAACTTATCCCGGTGAGGTTCTACCTTGTGCGTGTGTGTGCTTGTctgtgttttcttttgtttttgtttttgtttttatttttattttggtgtttCTTGGGTCAAATATACCATCAGTAGGAACTACTTTAAGTTTGCAATTTGTTTCTTGTTTGGAATTCTAATCTATAAAATCTCttttgaattgtgtatttcTGATTGCAATAGTTCATGGTCGAATCAAATACGGATGATGATGAGGAACATTACAAGGAAGCCGCTCCCCGAGACCATGAGAAAGACTATGGAGAAGAAGAGAAGGTAGTTTAACAAGTTCATGTATTTCCTGGTTTGCATTGTCTTTTGTTTTGAAGATTTGGCTCCTAAATTCGTTCACTGCTTCGTAATACATCAATGTTGAATCGTCCTGATTCTAATTTAATAGAGGGTTATTGTCCCAGCAGTGCAAAAAATTATGCTCTATGTATACAAGTAGATATACCAATGTTGAATTGCATGCATTAATTTAATACCGAAAATTTGCAGCAGGATTGCAACTAATGGTACAGAAAACGGAGTTAGGAAACCAGAGAAGCTATATTTCTTCGGTGACTAGAAGAAGCTGAAAATAACTCTTTCGATTTGCATAGTCGCATATATTTTCTCTGCTGATGGTTGTGATTTTCTAATGATGTACTGAAGGGTCATTTGCTTAGTTCGAGTCTCGACCGTTGACTTTcattgtttatgtatttttgAAATACTTGGTATAATTGATTATGGCAACAGAGCCTTGATGTTAACCATTGTCAAAATCCATTTAAAACATTTTCAAGGCTGAGACTGGAAACCAAGAATGGTTAGATTTATGAGTTTAACTACAAGTTTTTTTGAAATATAGAGGAATGAAACGAAAAAATCTGTAGCGTTCCTCGGATAGATAAACCAAAGTTTATTTCTTTCAAGAGTAGAGTTATTGCATATCACAATATTTCTTCTATGTTATTGCTTCCCTGTTAGAATCAAGGCTAGCAATGCTATCAACAGAAGCTGCCTCATCATTACTAAAAGGATCTCGCGGATGCTCATACATATTATAGAAAGTTTCATTGATCTCAGAAAACGATATATTTTCGTAGGTATAGTCCTCCATGTCATGGGCAGGAAGAGGAGCAAGAGAAGTGCTTGCACTTGTCCCCAACTCCTTGAGCTGCTTGACGGCGTCTGCGCTTTCCTGCAACTCCAGTGCGCACTCAAGTTCCACCTGCACTTCACCCATCGTGGGCCGTTCAGCTCCTGTCCGACGCTGGCATCTCACGGTGATGTTCATAAATTTTTTCAAACAATCTGGAGCTACTTTTCCCATCAGAAATGGATCAATCATAGCAGGGAAAGTCTCACCCCTTACCCCACATTCAAATATCTCTCTTGAAACAGATTTGGCACACAACACTTCAAGTAACACCATTCCAAATGAGAAGACATCAGATTTTTCGGTAAGTTCCCCGAATATTGCATACTCTGGAGCAAGATAGCCTATTGTCCCACACACCCGCgagtttaatttgattaatacATTTGACAAGACAGGAGGACCCATCTTGGACAACCCGAAGCCGGAAAGCTTGGGCACCAAGTTTTGGTCCAACAGAACGAGGGAGCATTTCACGTCTCGATGGATGACAGCATGCTTAACCCCTGCGTGGAGGTAGTGTATTGCGCGCGCCACCCCTATACAAATTTTCAGCCTTTGCTTCCAAGTCAAGGGAAAGGGatctttatttttaatattggcAGGATGAAAGAGGTAATCAGAGAGGGTACCGTTGGGCACGTAGTcgtagacaatgatacactctCCATTTTCTTGGCAGAATCCGATGAGAGAGATGAGGTTGGGATGGCGGAGCTGGCATAGTAGCTGTACCTCCGTCCTGAACTGACTCACTCCTTGTCTTGAATATTTGGAAAGGCACTTGATTGCAACGACGTCTATCCTGCCCTCATCCCCGTCGACCTTAATACGCCCTTTGAATACTGTGCCAAAGCCACCCTTACCAATACATAAGGTTTGGTCGAAACATTGAGTTGCTGCGCTGATCTCCGCAAGTGTAAAACGACGGCATAATTCTTCTGGAAACGCCCAatcattttgtttcttcttctcttttcgtTTCTTCTTCCGAAGAGAGAAGAAACGAGAGACAGACTGCACAGTACGTTCCATCACTATGTATCTAAGACATGGACTCACAAAgcgatcatcctcatcctcttaAATCATGTAGATTCGAGAGAGGGTCCAAAATTATTAACCGGGTCCAGCTGCGTCAGGACTCAAAAGTCCTCCAAAATCCGTTTACCATATGATTCTTCCGATAAATTCAACAATTGTGAGCTGTAATCATACCCCACTTTCCGCGGATAAGACCGCATTCACTTACgtaattgaattgaaataatTGAAAGCCACTGTGGCCCACATTCACACAAACGTATATACGACATATGGTATACCTACTTAGATCCGCTGTATGTGACTCGGTGTCATAAGTTAATCACGTATTAtcttgtgttttatttttatcactACAATgcctaattatttattttatagaaaccacttcgtaatatattttaacgATGTAACTATTTATCTTTTATGTCTTCCTTCATAGATGAATACTAccaaatttcatccaaattcaaAATTGTATGACCGTCGGATTTTTTATAGGCGTATATGATGGTAAAATTAAAtgatagttattttagtatttttttcacTTACATAACCTTTTTCGTCCATTTTCTTAACtacaaatgatttttttttaatttttttttgcaaggatgatcacTGAATGATGAATTGAAATATAATAAGTTCggatcttaaaaaaaaaatattacaggGCATCCTATAAAATAATTGAAGGGTTGTGTGGATATTATATGAATGATATGATAGCCCCACATTCACATCAAGATATTTCCAGTAACGCACACGCCAGATTGACCTACTCACCACCTTCCCGACAAGAGGAGAGCAACTTTCAAGCTATCCTCTTGTGACGAGAGGGacatacacaaacaaacataaactcGGGATATATACTGAATGAGATTTGGACGGTGGTAAATATCAAAATAATTGTGAGTTGGTTATACAGATCACAATACATAGCTAGATTGGTTATGTTCTTTTAGTagataagaaagaaagaaaaaaagaaaaagtttcttcttctttttttgtatgtaaaattaACCTTTCTTCTGCTGTAATTTTGAGGATCAGGAAGTAGCTTGCAAGCACAAAGCATGGCAGAGTTTGTGGTATCATTTGTTGTTGAGAGACTTGGGGACCTGCTGATCGAGAAAGCCACCTTCTTACATGGGGTCAAGCAAAACGTTGAGCAGATCCGCGTCGAACTAAGGCGGATGCAATGCTTCTTGAAAGATGCCGATAAGAGGCAAGACGAAGATGATAGCATTCGAAATTGGGTTTCCGAGATTAGAGAAGTTGCTTACGATGCCGAGGATGTCATTGCGACTTTTACCATCAAAATTGCAACACCAATTTCCAATCCACTAAAAAGGTACGCTTGTTTTTTCGACCAAGCTTCAAACCTTAATCAAGTTGGGTCTGAGATTGAGGCCATCAACGATAGAATCTCTGACCTTACTAGAAGTACGCAAACTTACGGCTTGAGTGTTGTCAGAGATCATCAGGGCTCGTCGAGTATTGCGTTTGAGATGCAAAGACAATTGAGGTGGTCTTATTCCCATGTTATTGACGACCATATCGTTGGTTTACAAGGAAACATAAACGAACTAGTGGCGGAGCTCATGAATGAAGAAAAACACGGTCGAGTTGTGTCCATTTGTGGGATGGGCGGTCTGGGAAAGACCACTCTCGCCAAGGAAGTTTACCGCAATGATCGTGTTAGGCGTTATTTTGAGGGTTCTGCGTGGGCTTATATATCTCAACAATGCAAACCAAGAGATGTTTGGGAAGGCATTCTGATTAAACTAACCTCTCCGTCGAAAGAGGAGAGGGATCATATTTTGAAATTGAGAGACGAAGAGCTTGCAAAGAAGCTTTATCAAGTTCAAATGGAGAAGAAATATTTGGTGGTTCTTGATGACATTTGGTCGATTGAGGCCTGGAAAATTCTAAGTCCTGCCTTCCCACCGTCGGGAAAAGGGTGCAGCAGAATATTGCTTACAACTCGTAATAAAGATTTAGCTTCCTTTGTAGACCGAAGCGGTCTTCATGAACCGAGGAATTTAACTGAAGAAGAGAGTTGGGAGTTGCTTCAGAAGAAGGCATTTCCAAGAAATGGTGATCCAGGTAGTTTACCATTCCAATTTCTTAAGCATGCATCCGGATTTTGTATCATTATGCATTTCCTTAATATATAAATAGTACTCAAGCGCTAACTAGTTAGAAACTTAATACGT from Pyrus communis chromosome 9, drPyrComm1.1, whole genome shotgun sequence harbors:
- the LOC137746323 gene encoding receptor-like protein kinase FERONIA, which encodes MERTVQSVSRFFSLRKKKRKEKKKQNDWAFPEELCRRFTLAEISAATQCFDQTLCIGKGGFGTVFKGRIKVDGDEGRIDVVAIKCLSKYSRQGVSQFRTEVQLLCQLRHPNLISLIGFCQENGECIIVYDYVPNGTLSDYLFHPANIKNKDPFPLTWKQRLKICIGVARAIHYLHAGVKHAVIHRDVKCSLVLLDQNLVPKLSGFGLSKMGPPVLSNVLIKLNSRVCGTIGYLAPEYAIFGELTEKSDVFSFGMVLLEVLCAKSVSREIFECGVRGETFPAMIDPFLMGKVAPDCLKKFMNITVRCQRRTGAERPTMGEVQVELECALELQESADAVKQLKELGTSASTSLAPLPAHDMEDYTYENISFSEINETFYNMYEHPRDPFSNDEAASVDSIASLDSNREAIT